In Vigna angularis cultivar LongXiaoDou No.4 chromosome 8, ASM1680809v1, whole genome shotgun sequence, one DNA window encodes the following:
- the LOC108344945 gene encoding exonuclease 1 isoform X1, which translates to MGIKDLLRFMKPYIETFHIHKYAGKRVGIDAYSWLHKGAYSCSMDLCLDSDSVRKLRYIEYFMHRVNLLRFYKITPVVVFDGGNAPCKAATEEERNRKRRANRELAMTKLKEGNVAAASELFQRAVNITPVMAHKLIQTLKSEKIEFVVAPYEADAQLAYMSHLGIENGGVAAVITEDSDLIAYGCPDIIFKMDRNGNGERIELEKVFSAEFGRPSFRSFNMELFTGMCVLAGCDFLPSVPGIGIARAHALVSKYRNLDRILSVLKLEKGDQMPEDYAKTFRESVAVFQYARIYDTNAKELKHMKPLPQNFIESHDGNLDFLGPEIPPSIVKAIAEGNLNPSTKKAFDKSESSRFPLHPNDLQSLDQVQKAEVPTPSRPKNSFSIIASQYTRENSTVTRLLDEEKYSNEFLDLRKLIMPLGTIRTEEKTTVSDNTPLKVPDNNPFRVRRNEERYQTKDNVENISVASSLEYTDLCMSPDNFQEEGSDGNLLKKRKIQNTLSDKAEATCEPVSVVTEAEKSDVVCLTVESPESVTSETKIIADLKGRSESKKKSNRRSNSKKTGSNNNRTLLHFFSRV; encoded by the exons ATGGGCATCAAGGATCTCCTGAGGTTCATGAAACCTTACATCGAAACTTTCCACATCCATAAGTATGCCGGAAAACGC GTGGGTATTGATGCGTATTCGTGGCTTCATAAAGGGG CTTATTCGTGTAGTATGGATCTTTGTCTTGATTCCGACAGTGTAAGGAAGTTGCGATACATTGAATACTTTATGCATAGAGTGAACTTGCTTCGCTTCTATAAAATAACTCCGGTTGTTGTTTTTGATGGTGGCAATGCTCCTTGCAAGGCAGCAACTGAGGAAGAAAGGAACAg AAAAAGAAGGGCTAATCGAGAATTGGCAATGACGAAGCTCAAAGAAGGGAATGTTGCTGCAGCTTCAGAGCTCTTCCAG AGAGCAGTGAATATTACTCCGGTTATGGCACATAAGCTAATTCAG ACCCTGAAATCAGAGAAAATTGAGTTCGTTGTTGCTCCATATGAAGCAGATGCTCAGTTAGCGTACATGTCTCACCTTGGGATAGAAAATGGTGGGGTTGCAGCAGTGATCACTGAAGATAGTGATCTTATAGCTTATGGCTGTCCAGAT ATTATTTTTAAGATGGACCGAAATGGGAATGGTGAAAGAATAGAGTTAGAGAAGGTATTTTCGGCTGAGTTTGGTAGACCTTCGTTTCGGAGTTTCAACATGGAACTGTTCACag GTATGTGTGTCTTAGCTGGCTGTGATTTTCTTCCATCTGTTCCTGGAATTGGTATTGCTCGAGCTCATGCTTTGGTTTCCAAGTATCGGAACCTAGATCGT ATATTGTCTGTTCTTAAGCTCGAGAAAGGCGACCAAATGCCTGAAGATTATGCCAAAACCTTTCGAGAGTCTGTTGCAGTTTTTCAGTATGCTCGAAT ATATGATACCAATGCCAAAGAACTGAAACACATGAAGCCTCTTCCACAAAATTTTATTGAGTCACATGATGGGAATCTCGATTTCTTGGGGCC AGAAATTCCCCCATCTATAGTCAAAGCAATTGCTGAAGGAAACTTGAATCCATCAACTAAGAAAGCCTTTGATAAGTCTGAATCTTCTAGATTTCCTCTGCACCCCAATGATCTCCAAAGCCTTGATCAAGTTCAGAAAGCTGAAGTTCCTACACCATCTAGGCCAAAGAATAGCTTTTCAATCATTGCTTCCCAGTACACCAGAGAAAATAGTACAG TGACAAGGCTCTTAGATGAAGAGAAGTATTCCAATGAATTCTTGGACCTTAGAAAACTAATCATGCCTTTGGGAACAATTAGAACAGAAGAAAAGACAACTGTATCTGATAACACTCCTTTGAAGGTTCCTGATAACAATCCATTTAGGGTAAGAAGAAATGAGGAAAGATATCAGACAAAGGACAATGTTGAAAACATTTCTGTTGCAAGCAGCTTGGAATATACTGACTTGTGCATGTCTCCAGATAACTTTCAAGAAGAGGGGTCTGACGGGAATctcttaaagaaaagaaaaattcagaacACTTTATCAGATAAAGCTGAAGCCACCTGTGAACCGGTTTCAGTAGTGACTGAAGCTGAAAAATCTGATGTTGTATGTTTGACAGTGGAATCCCCAGAAAGTGTAACTTCTGAGACTAAGATAATTGCTGATTTGAAAGGGAGAAGTGAAAGTAAAAAGAAATCCAATAGAAGAAGCAACAGCAAGAAAACGGGGAGTAATAACAACAGAACGCTTTTGCATTTCTTTTCTAGAGTGTAA
- the LOC108344945 gene encoding exonuclease 1 isoform X3: MTKLKEGNVAAASELFQRAVNITPVMAHKLIQTLKSEKIEFVVAPYEADAQLAYMSHLGIENGGVAAVITEDSDLIAYGCPDIIFKMDRNGNGERIELEKVFSAEFGRPSFRSFNMELFTGMCVLAGCDFLPSVPGIGIARAHALVSKYRNLDRILSVLKLEKGDQMPEDYAKTFRESVAVFQYARIYDTNAKELKHMKPLPQNFIESHDGNLDFLGPEIPPSIVKAIAEGNLNPSTKKAFDKSESSRFPLHPNDLQSLDQVQKAEVPTPSRPKNSFSIIASQYTRENSTVTRLLDEEKYSNEFLDLRKLIMPLGTIRTEEKTTVSDNTPLKVPDNNPFRVRRNEERYQTKDNVENISVASSLEYTDLCMSPDNFQEEGSDGNLLKKRKIQNTLSDKAEATCEPVSVVTEAEKSDVVCLTVESPESVTSETKIIADLKGRSESKKKSNRRSNSKKTGSNNNRTLLHFFSRV, translated from the exons ATGACGAAGCTCAAAGAAGGGAATGTTGCTGCAGCTTCAGAGCTCTTCCAG AGAGCAGTGAATATTACTCCGGTTATGGCACATAAGCTAATTCAG ACCCTGAAATCAGAGAAAATTGAGTTCGTTGTTGCTCCATATGAAGCAGATGCTCAGTTAGCGTACATGTCTCACCTTGGGATAGAAAATGGTGGGGTTGCAGCAGTGATCACTGAAGATAGTGATCTTATAGCTTATGGCTGTCCAGAT ATTATTTTTAAGATGGACCGAAATGGGAATGGTGAAAGAATAGAGTTAGAGAAGGTATTTTCGGCTGAGTTTGGTAGACCTTCGTTTCGGAGTTTCAACATGGAACTGTTCACag GTATGTGTGTCTTAGCTGGCTGTGATTTTCTTCCATCTGTTCCTGGAATTGGTATTGCTCGAGCTCATGCTTTGGTTTCCAAGTATCGGAACCTAGATCGT ATATTGTCTGTTCTTAAGCTCGAGAAAGGCGACCAAATGCCTGAAGATTATGCCAAAACCTTTCGAGAGTCTGTTGCAGTTTTTCAGTATGCTCGAAT ATATGATACCAATGCCAAAGAACTGAAACACATGAAGCCTCTTCCACAAAATTTTATTGAGTCACATGATGGGAATCTCGATTTCTTGGGGCC AGAAATTCCCCCATCTATAGTCAAAGCAATTGCTGAAGGAAACTTGAATCCATCAACTAAGAAAGCCTTTGATAAGTCTGAATCTTCTAGATTTCCTCTGCACCCCAATGATCTCCAAAGCCTTGATCAAGTTCAGAAAGCTGAAGTTCCTACACCATCTAGGCCAAAGAATAGCTTTTCAATCATTGCTTCCCAGTACACCAGAGAAAATAGTACAG TGACAAGGCTCTTAGATGAAGAGAAGTATTCCAATGAATTCTTGGACCTTAGAAAACTAATCATGCCTTTGGGAACAATTAGAACAGAAGAAAAGACAACTGTATCTGATAACACTCCTTTGAAGGTTCCTGATAACAATCCATTTAGGGTAAGAAGAAATGAGGAAAGATATCAGACAAAGGACAATGTTGAAAACATTTCTGTTGCAAGCAGCTTGGAATATACTGACTTGTGCATGTCTCCAGATAACTTTCAAGAAGAGGGGTCTGACGGGAATctcttaaagaaaagaaaaattcagaacACTTTATCAGATAAAGCTGAAGCCACCTGTGAACCGGTTTCAGTAGTGACTGAAGCTGAAAAATCTGATGTTGTATGTTTGACAGTGGAATCCCCAGAAAGTGTAACTTCTGAGACTAAGATAATTGCTGATTTGAAAGGGAGAAGTGAAAGTAAAAAGAAATCCAATAGAAGAAGCAACAGCAAGAAAACGGGGAGTAATAACAACAGAACGCTTTTGCATTTCTTTTCTAGAGTGTAA
- the LOC108344945 gene encoding exonuclease 1 isoform X2, producing MLLQLQSSSRVNTIQGSLFCVQRAVNITPVMAHKLIQTLKSEKIEFVVAPYEADAQLAYMSHLGIENGGVAAVITEDSDLIAYGCPDIIFKMDRNGNGERIELEKVFSAEFGRPSFRSFNMELFTGMCVLAGCDFLPSVPGIGIARAHALVSKYRNLDRILSVLKLEKGDQMPEDYAKTFRESVAVFQYARIYDTNAKELKHMKPLPQNFIESHDGNLDFLGPEIPPSIVKAIAEGNLNPSTKKAFDKSESSRFPLHPNDLQSLDQVQKAEVPTPSRPKNSFSIIASQYTRENSTVTRLLDEEKYSNEFLDLRKLIMPLGTIRTEEKTTVSDNTPLKVPDNNPFRVRRNEERYQTKDNVENISVASSLEYTDLCMSPDNFQEEGSDGNLLKKRKIQNTLSDKAEATCEPVSVVTEAEKSDVVCLTVESPESVTSETKIIADLKGRSESKKKSNRRSNSKKTGSNNNRTLLHFFSRV from the exons ATGTTGCTGCAGCTTCAGAGCTCTTCCAG AGTCAACACAATACAAGGATCTTTGTTTTGTGTGCAGAGAGCAGTGAATATTACTCCGGTTATGGCACATAAGCTAATTCAG ACCCTGAAATCAGAGAAAATTGAGTTCGTTGTTGCTCCATATGAAGCAGATGCTCAGTTAGCGTACATGTCTCACCTTGGGATAGAAAATGGTGGGGTTGCAGCAGTGATCACTGAAGATAGTGATCTTATAGCTTATGGCTGTCCAGAT ATTATTTTTAAGATGGACCGAAATGGGAATGGTGAAAGAATAGAGTTAGAGAAGGTATTTTCGGCTGAGTTTGGTAGACCTTCGTTTCGGAGTTTCAACATGGAACTGTTCACag GTATGTGTGTCTTAGCTGGCTGTGATTTTCTTCCATCTGTTCCTGGAATTGGTATTGCTCGAGCTCATGCTTTGGTTTCCAAGTATCGGAACCTAGATCGT ATATTGTCTGTTCTTAAGCTCGAGAAAGGCGACCAAATGCCTGAAGATTATGCCAAAACCTTTCGAGAGTCTGTTGCAGTTTTTCAGTATGCTCGAAT ATATGATACCAATGCCAAAGAACTGAAACACATGAAGCCTCTTCCACAAAATTTTATTGAGTCACATGATGGGAATCTCGATTTCTTGGGGCC AGAAATTCCCCCATCTATAGTCAAAGCAATTGCTGAAGGAAACTTGAATCCATCAACTAAGAAAGCCTTTGATAAGTCTGAATCTTCTAGATTTCCTCTGCACCCCAATGATCTCCAAAGCCTTGATCAAGTTCAGAAAGCTGAAGTTCCTACACCATCTAGGCCAAAGAATAGCTTTTCAATCATTGCTTCCCAGTACACCAGAGAAAATAGTACAG TGACAAGGCTCTTAGATGAAGAGAAGTATTCCAATGAATTCTTGGACCTTAGAAAACTAATCATGCCTTTGGGAACAATTAGAACAGAAGAAAAGACAACTGTATCTGATAACACTCCTTTGAAGGTTCCTGATAACAATCCATTTAGGGTAAGAAGAAATGAGGAAAGATATCAGACAAAGGACAATGTTGAAAACATTTCTGTTGCAAGCAGCTTGGAATATACTGACTTGTGCATGTCTCCAGATAACTTTCAAGAAGAGGGGTCTGACGGGAATctcttaaagaaaagaaaaattcagaacACTTTATCAGATAAAGCTGAAGCCACCTGTGAACCGGTTTCAGTAGTGACTGAAGCTGAAAAATCTGATGTTGTATGTTTGACAGTGGAATCCCCAGAAAGTGTAACTTCTGAGACTAAGATAATTGCTGATTTGAAAGGGAGAAGTGAAAGTAAAAAGAAATCCAATAGAAGAAGCAACAGCAAGAAAACGGGGAGTAATAACAACAGAACGCTTTTGCATTTCTTTTCTAGAGTGTAA
- the LOC108346114 gene encoding beta-glucosidase 44, giving the protein MLSLAPFHRSWFLLSLFIAAAAVIRCVAAEDATVEPETVHFDTGGLSREVFPKGFIFGTATSAYQVEGMAHKDGRGPSIWDVFIKKPGIVANNGTGEVSVDQYHRYKDDINLMSRLNFDAYRFSISWSRIFPNGTGKVNWKGVAYYNRLINYLLKKGITPYANLYHYDLPLALEERYNGLLGHQVVKDFADYAEFCFKTFGDRVKNWMTFNEPRVVAALGYDNGFFAPGRCSKEYGNCTAGNSGTEPYIVAHNLILSHAAAAQRYREKYQEKQKGRIGILLDFVWYEPLTRSKADNYAAQRARDFHLGWFLHPLVYGEYPRTVQEIVGERLPKFTSEEVKMVKGSIDFVGINQYTTYYMYDPHQAKPKVPGYQMDWNAGFAYAKNGVPIGPRANSYWLYNVPWGMYKSLMYVKQRYGNPTVILSENGMDDPGNVTLPKGLHDTTRINYYKGYLTNLKKAVDDGANVVGYFAWSLLDNFEWRLGYTSRFGIVYVDFKTLKRYPKMSAYWFKQLNARKKH; this is encoded by the exons ATGCTCTCTCTCGCTCCATTTCACCGTTCGTGGTTCCTCTTGTCGCTCTTCATCGCTGCGGCAGCGGTTATACGCTGCGTCGCGGCTGAAGATGCCACCGTGGAACCCGAAACGGTGCATTTCGACACCGGAGGTTTGAGCAGAGAGGTTTTTCCCAAGGGCTTCATATTCGGAACGGCGACGTCTGCGTATCAGGTGGAGGGTATGGCCCACAAAGACGGTCGCGGCCCAAGCATTTGGGACGTTTTTATCAAAAAGCCCG GTATTGTCGCAAATAATGGGACGGGAGAAGTTTCTGTTGATCAGTACCATCGCTACAAA GATGATATAAATCTCATGTCCAGACTGAATTTTGATGCTTATCGGTTCTCAATCTCGTGGTCCAGAATTTTTCCAA ATGGAACCGGCAAAGTAAATTGGAAAGGTGTGGCATACTACAATAGGTTGATCAATTACTTACTAAAAAAAG GTATTACCCCATATGCAAACCTCTACCACTATGATCTTCCTTTGGCACTTGAGGAGAGGTACAACGGATTATTGGGTCACCAAGTTGT CAAAGATTTCGCAGACTATGCAGAATTTTGTTTCAAGACTTTTGGAGACAGAGTTAAGAATTGGATGACGTTTAATGAACCTCGTGTGGTGGCTGCTCTTGGCTATGATAATGGTTTCTTTGCCCCTGGAAGGTGCTCAAAAGAATATGGGAATTGTACAGCTGGTAACTCAGGCACTGAGCCTTATATTGTTGCGCACAACTTGATATTGTCACATGCAGCTGCTGCTCAAAGATACCGAGAGAAGTATCAA GAAAAGCAAAAGGGAAGAATTGGAATCCTCTTGGATTTTGTTTGGTATGAGCCTCTTACAAGATCAAAGGCCGACAATTATGCTGCTCAAAGAGCCAGAGACTTTCATTTGGGATG GTTCCTTCACCCCCTTGTTTATGGAGAGTATCCAAGGACAGTTCAAGAAATTGTTGGGGAAAGACTCCCCAAATTCACTAGTGAAGAAGTTAAAATGGTGAAGGGTTCGATTGATTTTGTCGGAATCAACCAATATACTACCTACTACATGTACGATCCTCATCAAGCAAAACCTAAAGTCCCAGGCTATCAAATGGATTGGAATGCAGGGTTTGCTT ATGCAAAGAATGGAGTGCCAATTGGTCCAAGA GCTAATTCTTATTGGCTTTACAACGTACCATGGGGCATGTACAAATCATTGATGTACGTAAAGCAACGTTATGGAAACCCAACAGTGATCTTATCTGAAAAtg GCATGGATGATCCGGGTAATGTGACTCTTCCCAAGGGTTTGCATGACACCACAAGAATAAACTATTACAAAGGCTATTTGACTAACCTAAAGAAGGCTGTTGATGATGGAGCAAATGTGGTCGGCTATTTTGCATGGTCTTTGCTAGATAACTTTGAATGGAGGTTAGGTTACACATCAAGGTTTGGAATTGTTTATGTTGATTTCAAAACCCTCAAGAGATACCCCAAGATGTCAGCATACTGGTTCAAGCAGCTCAATGCCAGAAAGAAGCATTAA